A stretch of the Pan troglodytes isolate AG18354 chromosome 20, NHGRI_mPanTro3-v2.0_pri, whole genome shotgun sequence genome encodes the following:
- the SUGP2 gene encoding SURP and G-patch domain-containing protein 2 isoform X1: MAARRITQETFDAVLQEKAKRYHMDASGEAVSETLQFKAQDLLRAVPRSRAEMYDDVHSDGRYSLSGSVAHSRDAGREGLRSDVFPGPSFRSSNPSISDDSYFRKECGRDLEFSHSDSRDQVIGHRKLGHFRSQDWKFALRGSWEQDFGHPVSQESSWSQEYSFGPSAVLGDFGSSRLIEKECLEKESRNYDVDHPGEADSVLRGSSQVQARGRALNIVDQEGSLLGKGETQGLLTAKGGVGKLVTLRNVSTKKIPTVNRITPKTQGTNQIQKNTPSPDVTLGTNPGTEDIQFPIQKIPLGLDLKNLRLPRRKMSFDIIDKSDVFSRFGIEIIKWAGFHTIKDDIKFSQLFQTLFELETETCAKMLASFKCSLKPEHRDFCFFTIKFLKHSALKTPRVDNEFLNMLLDKGAVKTKNCFFEIIKPFDKYIMRLQDRLLKSVTPLLMACNAYELSVKMKTLSNPLDLALALETTNSLCRKSLALLGQTFSLASSFRQEKILEAVGLQDIAPSPAAFPNFEDSTLFGREYIDHLKAWLVSSGCPLQVKKAEPEPTREEEKMIPPMKPEIQAKAPSSLSDEPTFSIFLREAVLCVPAVPQRADHRVVGTIDQLVKRVIEGSLSPKERTLLKEDPAYWFLSDENSLEYKYYKLKLAEMQRMSENLRGADQKPTSADCAVRAMLYSRAVRNLKKKLLPWQRRGLLRAQGLRGWKARRATTGTQTLLSSGTRLKHHGRQAPGLSQAKPSLPDRNDAAKDCPPDPVGPSPQDPSLEASGPSPKPAGVDISEAPQTSSPCPSADIDMKTMETAEKLARFVAQVGPEIEQFSIENSTDNPDLWFLHDQNSSAFKFYRKKVFELCPSICFTSSPHNLHTGGGDTAGSQESPMDLMEGEGEFEDEPPPREAELESPEVMPEEEDEDDEDGGEEAPAPGGAGKSEGSTPADGLPGEAAEDDLAGAPALSQASSGTCFPRKRISSKSLKVGMIPAPKRVCLIQEPKVHEPVRIAYDRPRGRPMSKKKKPKDLDFAQQKLTDKNLGFQMLQKMGWKEGHGLGSLGKGIREPVSVYAAGSLEWEWVGPQSFHLQPAAWLLHSQDGLQLAVDFCFLNRRHLQMRS, translated from the exons ATCTCTTAAGGGCAGTCCCAAGATCCAGAGCAGAGATGTATGATGACGTCCACAGCGATGGCAGATACTCCCTCAGTGGATCTGTAGCTCACTCTAGAGATGCCGGAAGAGAAGGCCTGAGAAGTGACGTATTTCCAGGGCCTTCCTTCAGATCAAGCAACCCTTCCATCAGTGATGACAGCTACTTTCGCAAAGAATGTGGCCGGGATCTGGAATTTTCTCACTCTGATTCTCGGGACCAGGTCATTGGCCACCGGAAATTGGGGCATTTCCGTTCTCAGGACTGGAAATTTGCGCTCCGTGGTTCTTGGGAACAAGACTTTGGCCATCCAGTTTCTCAAGAGTCCTCTTGGTCACAGGAGTATAGTTTTGGTCCCTCTGCAGTTTTGGGGGACTTTGGATCTTCCAGGCTGATTGAGAAAGAGTGTTTGGAGAAGGAGAGTCGGAATTATGACGTGGACCATCCTGGGGAGGCTGACTCTGTGCTTAGGGGCAGCAGTCAAGTCCAGGCCAGAGGTCGAGCTCTAAACATCGTTGACCAGGAAGGTTCCCTCCTAGGAAAGGGGGAGACTCAGGGCCTGCTCACAGCTAAGGGGGGTGTTGGGAAACTTGTCACATTGAGAAATGTGAGCACAAAAAAAATACCCACCGTGAATCGTATTACTCCCAAAACTCAGGGCACTAACCAAATCCAGAAAAACACTCCAAGTCCTGATGTGACCCTGGGGACAAACCCAGGGACAGAAGATATCCAGTTCCCCATTCAGAAGATCCCTCTGGGGCTGGATCTGAAGAATCTTCGGCTCCCCAGAAGAAAGATGAGCTTTGACATCATAGATAAGTCTGATGTTTTTTCAAGATTTGGGATAGAAATAATCAAATGGGCAGGATTCCACACCATAAAAGATGATATTAAATTTTCCCAACTTTTCCAGACTCTCTTTGAACTTGAAACAGAAACCTGTGCTAAAATGCTTGCCTCATTCAAATGTTCCTTAAAACCAGAGCACagagatttttgcttttttactaTCAAATTTTTAAAGCACTCTGCTTTGAAAACACCCAGAGTTGATAATGAGTTTTTAAACATGCTTTTAGACAAAGGTGCTGTGAAGACCAAAAATTGCTTTTTTGAAATCATAAAGCCTTTTGACAAGTACATAATGAGACTTCAAGACCGGCTTCTGAAGAGTGTCACACCTTTGCTTATGGCCTGCAATGCCTACGAGCTAAGTGTCAAGATGAAGACCCTCAGTAACCCCCTGGACTTGGCTCTTGCCCTAGAAACCACCAACTCTCTCTGCCGGAAGTCTTTGGCCCTTTTGGGACAGACATTTTCCTTGGCCTCTTCTTTCCGGCAGGAGAAAATCTTAGAAGCTGTCGGCCTGCAAGATATAGCTCCCTCACCTGCTGCGTTTCCAAACTTCGAAGACTCCACTTTGTTTGGGCGAGAGTACATAGACCACCTGAAGGCCTGGCTAGTCAGCAGCGGATGTCCCCTCCAGGTTAAGAAAGCCGAACCAGAGCCGACGCgagaggaggagaaaatgatTCCTCCTATGAAACCTGAAATTCAGGCCAAGGCTCCAAGTAGTCTGAGTGATG AGCCCACATTCAGCATATTTCTCAGAGAAGCTGTTCTGTGTGTTCCAGCCGTCCCCCAGCGAGCAGATCACAGGGTAGTGGGCACCATCGACCAGCTTGTGAAACGTGTCATCGAAGGCAGCCTGTCTCCCAAAGAGAGAACTCTTCTCAAAGAGGACCCTGCTTACTG GTTTTTGTCTGATGAAAATAGTCTGGAGTATAAATATTACAAGCTGAAGTTGGCAGAAATGCAGCGGATGAGCGAGAACTTGCGAGGTGCCGACCAGAAGCCGACCTCAGCAGACTGTGCAGTGAGGGCCATGCTGTACTCCCGGGCTGTCCGCAACCTCAAGAAGAAACTCCTTCCGTGGCAGCGGCGGGGGCTCCTCCGTGCTCAAGGGCTCCGGGGCTGGAAGGCGAGGAGAGCGACCACCGGGACCCAGACCCTCCTATCCTCAGGCACCAGGCTGAAACACCACGGCCGGCAGGCTCCAGGCCTCTCACAGGCAAAACCATCCCTGCCAGACAGAAATGATGCTGCCAAGGACTGCCCGCCAGACCCAGTTGGACCTTCTCCTCAGGACCCCAGCTTAGAAGCCTCAGGCCCATCCCCCAAGCCAGCAGGAGTGGACATCTCTGAAGCACCTCAGACCTCTTCTCCCTGCCCATCTGCTGACA TTGACATGAAGACAATGGAGACTGCAGAGAAACTGGCTAGATTTGTTGCTCAGGTGGGACCAGAGATCGAACAATTCAGCATAGAAAACAGCACCGATAACCCTGACCTGTG GTTTCTACATGACCAAAATAGTTCTGCTTTCAAATTCTATCGAAAGAAAGTGTTTGAACTATGTCCATCAATTTGTTTCACGTCATCTCCGCACAACCTTCACACTGGTGGCGGTGACACCGCGGGTTCTCAGGAGAGCCCCATGGACCTcatggaaggggaaggagagttTGAAGACGAGCCCCCTCCgcgggaggctgagctggagagCCCAGAGGTGATGCctgaggaggaggacgaggacgATGAGGATGGGGGAGAGGAGGCCCCCGCTCCCGGAGGGGCGGGCAAGTCTGAGGGCAGCACCCCTGCCGACGGCCTTCCCGGCGAGGCTGCTGAAGACGACCTGGCTGGAGCACCTGCCTTGTCACAGGCCTCCTCAGGTACCTGCTTCCCTCGGAAGAGGATCAGCAGCAAGTCATTGAAGGTTGGCATGATTCCAGCTCCCAAGAGAGTGTGTCTCATCCAGGAGCCAAAAG TCCATGAACCAGTTCGAATTGCCTATGACAGGCCTCGGGGTCGTCCCATGTCCAAAAAGAAG AAACCCAAGGACTTGGACTTCGCCCAGCAGAAGCTGACCGATAAGAACCTGGGCTTCCAGATGCTGCAGAAGATGGGCTGGAAGGAGGGCCATGGCCTGGGCTCCCTCGGAAAGGGCATCAGGGAGCCGGTCAGCGTGTACGCAGCAGGCAGCCTGGAGTGGGAGTGGGTGGGGCCTCAGTCCTTCCACCTGCAGCCTGCCGCTTGGCTCCTTCACAGCCAAGATGGCTTACAGCTGgcagttgatttttgttttttaaacagaagGCATCTTCAGATGAGAAGCTGA